In a genomic window of Thalassotalea piscium:
- a CDS encoding mechanosensitive ion channel family protein yields MTGTRAQVREFLLAWFEQYMPGNVFLWYDTLVICWIALFAIVLHFILRRVANKFLKENFLDQSNVKLNNTATELTFQLVKRLSYVLQGAIVIIQAKLWIAEGTIFLHFVEVVVNQCIILFALLSLFTLLDIFQAVSDRRAKRAHFPIRGLLQTIKLIASVLTTILAVSLLMDKSPLILLSGLGALSAVMLLVFKDPILGLVAGIQLSANNMLAVGDWLEMPRYGADGDVIDIALTTVKVRNWDKTITTIPTYALISDSFKNWRGMSESGGRRIKRSIHIEMNTVGFLSNEQIAELKKADLLSDYLTQKLTVIEKENSTKKADMSNMLNGRRLTNVGTFRHYLLSLLKKHPHIHQGMTLIVRQLEPNSDGLPIQIYAFTNTTNWNEYEEIQSDLFDHVLAILPAFSLRAHESPTGNDIRLLAKSTN; encoded by the coding sequence ATGACAGGAACAAGAGCACAAGTTAGAGAGTTTTTACTCGCATGGTTTGAGCAATATATGCCAGGTAATGTGTTTTTATGGTACGACACGCTAGTGATTTGCTGGATTGCACTGTTTGCTATTGTGTTACATTTTATTTTAAGACGAGTTGCTAATAAGTTTTTAAAAGAAAACTTTCTTGATCAATCAAACGTTAAACTTAACAACACCGCAACAGAGTTAACCTTTCAACTTGTTAAGCGTTTATCTTATGTTCTACAGGGCGCGATAGTTATTATACAAGCAAAGCTTTGGATTGCTGAAGGCACCATTTTTCTACATTTTGTAGAAGTAGTGGTTAATCAATGCATAATTCTATTTGCCTTATTGTCACTATTTACTTTGTTGGATATTTTCCAAGCAGTTTCTGATAGAAGAGCGAAGCGTGCTCACTTTCCAATAAGAGGCTTGTTGCAAACCATTAAACTTATTGCGAGCGTGTTAACTACAATTTTAGCTGTTTCATTATTAATGGATAAATCGCCACTTATTTTATTAAGTGGTTTAGGTGCATTATCGGCAGTAATGTTACTAGTGTTTAAAGACCCCATTTTAGGGCTAGTTGCTGGTATTCAATTATCAGCAAACAACATGCTTGCAGTAGGTGATTGGCTAGAAATGCCAAGATATGGCGCTGATGGTGATGTTATTGATATTGCACTAACAACCGTAAAAGTTAGAAACTGGGATAAAACAATAACCACAATTCCTACTTATGCACTGATATCAGACTCTTTTAAAAACTGGCGGGGCATGTCTGAATCAGGTGGGCGAAGAATAAAACGTAGCATACATATAGAAATGAATACGGTTGGTTTTTTGAGTAATGAGCAAATAGCTGAATTAAAAAAGGCAGATTTATTGTCTGATTATTTAACACAAAAACTAACTGTAATAGAGAAAGAAAATTCAACCAAAAAAGCAGATATGTCTAATATGCTAAATGGTCGACGACTGACTAATGTTGGTACATTCAGACATTATTTATTATCGCTTTTAAAGAAACATCCTCATATTCATCAAGGAATGACATTAATTGTTCGACAACTTGAACCTAACAGCGATGGCTTACCTATTCAAATATATGCATTTACCAATACCACCAACTGGAATGAATATGAAGAAATTCAATCTGATCTATTTGATCATGTATTAGCAATATTGCCAGCATTTTCACTTAGAGCCCATGAATCTCCAACGGGCAATGATATTCGTTTGCTTGCTAAATCGACAAATTAA